The Thermoanaerobaculales bacterium genome segment CCAGGAGATCGACGGCGTCGACCCGCGGCCCGGCGAGGACGAGGAGCTGCGCCGGCGGCGGCCGCTGCTGCGGCACGCGGCCCAGCTCGTCGAGCTGTCCTCGATCGTGCTCGGGGCGCTCACCGACGACGATGGCGCCGCGGTCGGCGGCCTGGCGCGCGCCGAGCGCGGCCTGGCCGCGATCGAGCAGTGCGGGCTCTCACTCGCCGGCGCCGTCGAGCGGCTGGCCGAGGCGCGCATCCACGCCGAGGAGGTGGCGCGGGAGCTGCGCGAGGTGCTGGCCGGGGCCGGCGAGGACCCGGCCGAGCTGGAGGCGGTCGAGACCCGGCCGCACCGGCTCGACACGCTGATGCTGAAGTACGGCTCGCCGCTCGGAAACGTGCTCGAGCACCGCCGGGCGCTGCTCGCCGAGCGGACCGAGCTCGAGGGCGTGGGGGACCGGCTGGAGGCGGCGGCCGGCGCCGCGGCGGAAGCGCTGGCGGCCTTCGATGGTGCGGCGCGCGCGCTCGGCGACGCGCGGCGGGAGGCCGGCGAGGAGCTGGCGGCGGCGATCGCGGCGGTGCTCGGCCGGCTCAGGATGTCGGGCGCGTCCCTGCGCTTCGACTGGCAGGCGCGGCCCGACGCGGCGAGCCCGCTCGAGCGCGACGGGGTCCGGGTCGCCTTCGACGCCGGCGGGGTCGAGTGCTGCGAGCTGGTGATCGCCGCCAACCCCGGCGAGGAGCCGCGCCCGATGGCGCGGGTCGCCTCCGGCGGCGAGCTGTCGCGGATCCACCTCGCGCTGCGCACGGTGCTGCTCGGCCGCCGCCAGGGCGCGGGCCTGACCCTGCTGTTCGACGAGGTGGACAGCGGTCTCGGCGGCGGGACCGCGGCGGCGCTCGCCGGGCTGCTCGCGGATCTTGCCGGCGAGCACCAGGTGCTGGTGGTGACGCACCTGCCGCAGGTCGCGGCGCGGGCGGCCGGCCACCTGCGGATCGAGAAGGTCCTCCACGACGGCCGCGCGGTGACCCGCGCCACCAGCCTCGGCCGCGAGGAGCGGGAGCTCGAGCTCGCCCGGATGCTGGCCGGGGGCAAGGTCACCGCGTCGGCCCGCGCCCACGCGCGGGCCCTGCTGGACGACCGGTGAGGCGGCTGCCGTTCGTCGACGACGCGGACGCGGCCGCCGCCGGCCGCGTGGTCGCCGCGGTGGCCGCCGAGGGCGGCGTGGTGCTGCTGCCCACCGAGACCTTCTACGGCCTGACGGCCAACCCGTTCGACCGCGGCGCCGTGGCGAGGGTGCTCGCGGCCAAGGGCCGGCCCGAAGAGCTGGCGCTGCCGGTGCTGTGCTCGGACTGGCAGCAGCTCGAGGCGCTGGTCGAGGTGCCGCCGGCTCATCGGCTGCGGCTGTCGCGGATCTGGCCCGGCGCGCTGACGGTGGTGCTGCCGTGCCGTGCGCCGCTGCCGGCGGCCCCGGCCGGCAGCCTGGCAGTGCGCATTCCCGGCCACGCGCTGCTGCGCGCCGTCCTCTACCTGTCCGGCCCGCTGACCGGGACCTCGGCCAACCGCCACGGCAGCCCGCCGTGCGTCGACCCGG includes the following:
- the recN gene encoding DNA repair protein RecN, which encodes MLERLHVRGLGIIDRVELELADGFTVLTGETGAGKSLLVESLKLLSGQRAQSDLVRTGDERLVVEGCFRVEPGGELERALGELGVASEGTLVVRRELSEAGRGRCWLNDVAVTAAALQAVAPLLLAIHGQHEQHGLAEPEVQRALVDRFGGHQRLQEAVADAHRRWAAAAAEVERLRAASARRRDRLDVIGYQLQEIDGVDPRPGEDEELRRRRPLLRHAAQLVELSSIVLGALTDDDGAAVGGLARAERGLAAIEQCGLSLAGAVERLAEARIHAEEVARELREVLAGAGEDPAELEAVETRPHRLDTLMLKYGSPLGNVLEHRRALLAERTELEGVGDRLEAAAGAAAEALAAFDGAARALGDARREAGEELAAAIAAVLGRLRMSGASLRFDWQARPDAASPLERDGVRVAFDAGGVECCELVIAANPGEEPRPMARVASGGELSRIHLALRTVLLGRRQGAGLTLLFDEVDSGLGGGTAAALAGLLADLAGEHQVLVVTHLPQVAARAAGHLRIEKVLHDGRAVTRATSLGREERELELARMLAGGKVTASARAHARALLDDR
- a CDS encoding L-threonylcarbamoyladenylate synthase, which produces MRRLPFVDDADAAAAGRVVAAVAAEGGVVLLPTETFYGLTANPFDRGAVARVLAAKGRPEELALPVLCSDWQQLEALVEVPPAHRLRLSRIWPGALTVVLPCRAPLPAAPAGSLAVRIPGHALLRAVLYLSGPLTGTSANRHGSPPCVDPDEALASLVEAPDLVLDGGRTPGGAPSTLVDLTGAEPRVLREGAVRWQDPYPWDAYG